From Vicia villosa cultivar HV-30 ecotype Madison, WI unplaced genomic scaffold, Vvil1.0 ctg.003689F_1_1, whole genome shotgun sequence, the proteins below share one genomic window:
- the LOC131641358 gene encoding auxin-responsive protein SAUR78-like: MTKVAKLTKIKSVLKKWNTFAYYNNKHNRSDIRAVVNDDESCVLSEQGLRPVFVGKTRRRYLVNSDVVGHPLFQELVDRSRGSVEVDDDDDDDTVNVACEVVLFEHMLWMIENTDPQPESLDELVDYYSC; the protein is encoded by the coding sequence ATGACAAAAGTTGCAAAACTAACAAAAATCAAGTCAGTGCTGAAGAAATGGAACACCTTCGCCTATTACAACAACAAGCACAACCGCTCTGACATCAGAGCGGTTGTGAATGACGACGAGTCATGTGTGTTATCAGAACAAGGCCTTCGTCCCGTGTTTGTTGGAAAAACGAGGCGTAGGTACCTTGTTAACTCCGATGTTGTTGGACATCCGCTGTTTCAGGAGCTTGTGGACAGGTCTCGTGGCTCGGTCGAggtagatgatgatgatgatgatgataccgTTAATGTGGCATGCGAGGTTGTCTTGTTTGAGCATATGTTGTGGATGATCGAGAATACTGATCCTCAACCGGAATCGTTGGATGAACTCGTTGATTATTACAGTTGCTAG